In Pseudodesulfovibrio hydrargyri, a single window of DNA contains:
- a CDS encoding M24 family metallopeptidase: MFEAIARIPEEELKRRQDSVRHHLQAVAPQAGGILVFSRLNIYYLTGTFGQGVLWLPLDGEPVLLIRKGVNRARLEAGIRHILPYKSYSELPGLCADTGSPFTPTLAAVMAGLTWQLGTMLAAKLKDFAIVPGDHAVALAKMVKSEFELDILRRCGDKHHRCLHDILPTMIRPGMTEREIAHKAWESFFNEGHMGILRMQAHDEEAFLGHVSAGDSGNYPSGFNGPLGLRGEHPASALMGNVHKIWRTGEPLMLDIGFQLEGYHTDKTQAYFAGPDTSIPDDIRRAHDFCIELQDWMCATAKPGVTPEELYLHCLDEAERQGFAEGFMGLDENQVPFVGHGIGLTIDEFPPIAKGFTQPLEQGMVIALEPKQGIRGVAMVGVENTFEITADGCRCISGDKYDMVPVE, translated from the coding sequence ATGTTCGAAGCCATCGCCCGTATCCCCGAAGAGGAACTCAAGCGCCGCCAGGACTCGGTTCGGCACCACCTGCAGGCCGTCGCCCCGCAGGCGGGCGGCATTCTCGTCTTTTCCAGGCTGAACATCTACTATCTGACAGGCACCTTCGGCCAGGGCGTCCTCTGGCTGCCGCTGGACGGCGAGCCCGTGCTGCTCATCCGCAAGGGCGTCAACCGCGCCCGCCTGGAGGCCGGGATCAGACACATCCTGCCGTACAAGTCCTACTCCGAACTGCCGGGCCTATGCGCGGACACGGGCAGCCCCTTCACCCCGACCCTGGCCGCGGTCATGGCCGGGCTGACCTGGCAGCTCGGGACCATGCTGGCCGCCAAGCTCAAGGACTTCGCCATCGTGCCCGGGGACCACGCCGTGGCCCTGGCCAAGATGGTCAAGTCCGAGTTCGAACTGGATATCCTGCGCCGCTGCGGCGACAAGCACCACCGCTGCCTGCACGACATCCTGCCGACCATGATCCGCCCCGGCATGACCGAGCGCGAGATCGCCCACAAGGCGTGGGAGTCCTTTTTCAACGAGGGGCACATGGGCATCCTGCGCATGCAGGCCCACGACGAGGAGGCCTTTCTCGGGCACGTGTCGGCCGGCGATTCCGGCAACTATCCCAGCGGGTTCAACGGTCCGCTCGGGCTGCGCGGCGAGCATCCGGCCTCGGCCCTGATGGGTAATGTGCACAAGATATGGCGGACGGGCGAGCCGCTCATGCTCGACATCGGCTTCCAGCTCGAGGGCTACCACACGGACAAGACCCAGGCCTATTTCGCCGGGCCGGATACGTCCATCCCCGACGACATCCGCCGCGCCCATGACTTCTGCATCGAATTGCAGGATTGGATGTGCGCCACGGCCAAGCCGGGGGTCACCCCGGAGGAACTCTACCTGCACTGCCTGGACGAGGCCGAGCGACAGGGCTTTGCCGAGGGCTTCATGGGGCTGGACGAGAATCAGGTCCCGTTCGTGGGCCACGGCATCGGCCTGACCATCGACGAGTTCCCGCCCATCGCCAAGGGCTTCACCCAGCCGCTCGAACAGGGCATGGTCATCGCTTTGGAGCCCAAGCAGGGGATTCGCGGGGTGGCCATGGTCGGGGTGGAAAACACCTTCGAGATCACGGCCGACGGCTGCCGCTGCATCTCGGGCGACAAATACGACATGGTCCCCGTGGAATAG
- a CDS encoding protein-disulfide reductase DsbD family protein, whose translation MPINKLFSALLLSALLLLPARPANALMQPSSLAMKTSVAPFAVAPDAMGPGSSGGTLLALTMHIDKDWYAYSNIPGETGKPTRLTATAADGTALTVFYPRGKKKPDSYDPTVTVFAYLDGTTLFVLVPDGLDAPFPVSLSLDLLLCHPTRCVPARVEQSFGQAGLDTAGLPPADAQPWWDDFLRMAHGKAQAQATPDESEAGEAIVNWQFTPTYFQPGLEVGGLLSAILMGLLAGLILNVMPCVLPVVSLKLSSLLGAGAEGDPQARIRVFRQHNVFFVLGVLTFFLFLAAILGATGSAWGALFQNRWLVVAMAAIMGALALSLFGLFHLPVIDLKFGAGHKDPRQQAFFTGMLTTLLATPCSGPFLGGVLGWALIQGPLVIATVFFSIGLGMASPYILLIISPGLSRFLPRSGPWIEYVEKAIAFFLLGTAFYLAGIALGGASLRILAPLWVILFGGWLWGRSRTAGQGVQLLLRVGVLVLLAATVYWTTPKRAEADPWEPFDPAALNRDLGGGNILLDFTADWCPTCKVLEATVLTRANVTAWKERYNVRFIKVDMTERDPETEALLAALGSRSLPTAAVFRVNGRETPVVIRDLYTADQLEKLLKSL comes from the coding sequence ATGCCCATAAACAAGCTCTTTTCCGCCCTGCTCCTGAGCGCCCTCCTGCTCCTGCCCGCACGGCCCGCAAACGCCCTGATGCAGCCGTCCTCCCTGGCCATGAAGACCTCGGTGGCCCCCTTTGCCGTGGCCCCGGACGCCATGGGGCCAGGTTCGTCCGGCGGCACCCTGCTGGCCCTGACCATGCATATCGACAAGGACTGGTACGCCTATTCCAACATCCCGGGCGAGACGGGCAAGCCCACGCGCCTGACCGCCACGGCCGCCGACGGCACGGCGCTCACCGTGTTCTACCCCAGGGGCAAGAAGAAGCCGGACAGCTACGACCCGACCGTGACCGTGTTCGCCTACCTGGACGGGACCACCCTCTTCGTCCTGGTGCCCGACGGCCTGGACGCGCCGTTTCCGGTGAGCCTCTCCCTGGACCTGCTCCTGTGCCATCCGACCCGGTGCGTCCCGGCGCGGGTGGAACAATCCTTCGGCCAGGCCGGACTGGACACGGCCGGACTGCCGCCCGCAGACGCGCAGCCGTGGTGGGACGACTTCCTGCGCATGGCCCACGGCAAGGCGCAGGCACAGGCGACCCCGGACGAGTCCGAGGCGGGCGAGGCCATCGTGAACTGGCAGTTCACCCCCACCTACTTCCAGCCCGGGCTCGAGGTCGGCGGCCTGCTCTCGGCTATCCTCATGGGCCTGCTGGCCGGGCTCATCCTCAACGTCATGCCGTGCGTCCTGCCCGTGGTCAGCCTGAAACTCTCCTCCCTGCTCGGGGCCGGAGCCGAGGGCGACCCCCAAGCGCGCATCCGGGTCTTCCGGCAACACAACGTCTTCTTCGTGCTCGGGGTGCTGACGTTCTTCCTGTTCCTGGCCGCGATCCTGGGGGCCACGGGCTCGGCCTGGGGGGCGCTCTTCCAGAACCGCTGGCTGGTCGTCGCCATGGCCGCGATCATGGGGGCGCTGGCCCTGAGCCTGTTCGGCCTGTTCCACCTGCCGGTCATCGACCTCAAGTTCGGGGCCGGGCACAAAGACCCGCGCCAGCAGGCGTTCTTCACCGGCATGCTGACCACCCTGCTGGCCACCCCGTGCAGCGGCCCGTTCCTGGGCGGCGTGCTCGGCTGGGCGCTCATCCAGGGGCCGCTGGTCATCGCCACGGTCTTCTTCTCCATCGGCCTGGGCATGGCCTCGCCCTATATTCTATTGATCATCAGCCCCGGCCTGTCGCGCTTCCTGCCCCGGTCCGGGCCGTGGATCGAATACGTGGAAAAGGCGATCGCCTTCTTTCTGCTCGGCACGGCCTTCTACCTGGCGGGCATCGCCCTGGGCGGCGCGAGCCTGCGCATCCTGGCCCCGCTGTGGGTCATCCTGTTCGGCGGCTGGCTGTGGGGCCGGTCACGGACAGCGGGCCAGGGCGTCCAGCTTCTCCTGCGCGTGGGCGTGCTTGTGCTCCTGGCCGCCACCGTGTACTGGACCACGCCCAAGAGGGCCGAGGCCGATCCGTGGGAGCCCTTCGACCCGGCCGCCCTGAACCGCGACCTGGGCGGCGGGAACATCCTCCTGGACTTCACCGCCGACTGGTGCCCCACCTGCAAGGTGCTTGAGGCCACGGTCCTGACCAGAGCCAACGTGACCGCCTGGAAGGAGCGCTACAACGTCCGCTTCATCAAGGTGGACATGACCGAACGCGACCCCGAGACCGAGGCCCTGCTGGCCGCCCTGGGCAGCCGCAGCCTGCCCACCGCCGCCGTGTTCCGCGTGAACGGCCGCGAGACCCCGGTGGTCATCCGCGACCTGTACACCGCCGACCAGCTTGAAAAGCTGCTGAAATCCCTATAG
- a CDS encoding J domain-containing protein — MNLQECLRELKLAPGATLDEVKSAFRKLAFKYHPDLNPGPNAAEKFRVVNEAYVTAKKLMETSGPAASASSDREPEEPRASRDQGARAYARQQRRTPPPRPEKKQRERSTRARTQQYYYKEEEVLRTILNDPFAKKVFEDIYSQIRRDKPGYKGPLELKKRNLQLHWGERTINLDFSKGIKGWLKGQMDFEQTVYYPASHLLPGRKVRITVEQPFTKGSKTIEVTLPRDFVVGRPIRLRGLGRKLGPFKGDLLLRILGK; from the coding sequence ATGAATCTCCAGGAGTGCCTCAGAGAGCTCAAGCTCGCCCCCGGGGCAACCCTGGACGAGGTCAAGTCCGCCTTCCGCAAACTGGCCTTCAAGTATCACCCGGACCTGAATCCCGGGCCCAACGCGGCGGAAAAATTCCGCGTGGTCAACGAGGCCTACGTCACGGCCAAAAAGCTCATGGAGACGAGCGGCCCGGCCGCGTCGGCCTCCTCCGACCGGGAGCCCGAGGAACCCCGGGCGAGCCGCGACCAGGGGGCCAGGGCGTACGCCCGGCAGCAGCGGAGGACGCCCCCGCCCAGGCCCGAGAAAAAACAGCGCGAGCGCTCCACCCGTGCCAGGACCCAGCAATACTACTACAAGGAAGAGGAGGTCCTGCGGACCATCCTCAACGACCCGTTCGCCAAGAAGGTCTTCGAGGACATCTACTCGCAGATCCGCAGGGACAAGCCCGGATACAAGGGGCCGCTGGAACTCAAGAAGCGCAACCTCCAGCTGCACTGGGGCGAGCGGACCATCAACCTGGACTTCTCCAAGGGCATCAAGGGCTGGCTCAAGGGCCAGATGGATTTCGAGCAGACCGTCTACTACCCGGCCTCCCATCTCCTGCCCGGGCGCAAGGTGCGCATCACCGTGGAGCAGCCCTTCACCAAGGGGTCCAAGACCATCGAGGTAACCCTGCCCAGGGACTTCGTGGTCGGACGCCCCATCCGGCTCAGAGGACTGGGCCGCAAGCTCGGCCCGTTCAAGGGCGACCTGCTCCTGCGCATCCTCGGGAAATAG
- a CDS encoding iron-containing alcohol dehydrogenase: MLDFQYYMPTRIIFGPDSLDKLGDTPHLPRGDKAMIVIGESGVMIEQGYLARVQSQLSKQNVQTIIYDRIKPNPESDAVDEAAAVCRKMGVKFVVGLGGGSTIDSAKAIAAMATNPGRYWDYMQSGTGGGQTPENEPLPIVAIPTTAGTGTEADPWTVITKSGSDSREKVGWGYDGTFPTLSIVDPKLMLSVPPRQTAYTGMDAFFHAVEAYLATCRQPASDALALEAVHLISHTLPQAVAEGGNLEARTVMAWACTAAGLCETYSSCISQHSLEHALSAFHPDLPHGAGLVLLSKAYFGFLAARGEKRLADLALAMGDTLAEDLDEEVAGVAFLDALDTLITEVGLADEKLSDYGVTREEIPALAENALSVMGALFAVTPVDMDVDDVIAIYEAAYE; the protein is encoded by the coding sequence GTGCTCGATTTCCAATACTACATGCCCACCCGCATCATCTTCGGCCCCGACAGCCTCGACAAGCTGGGCGACACCCCGCATCTGCCGCGTGGCGACAAGGCCATGATCGTCATCGGCGAATCCGGCGTGATGATCGAACAGGGCTACCTGGCCCGCGTCCAGTCCCAGCTCTCCAAACAGAACGTCCAAACCATTATCTATGACCGCATCAAACCCAACCCCGAGTCCGACGCCGTGGACGAAGCGGCGGCCGTCTGCCGCAAGATGGGCGTCAAGTTCGTGGTCGGCCTGGGCGGCGGGTCCACCATCGACTCGGCCAAGGCCATCGCCGCCATGGCCACCAACCCCGGCAGGTACTGGGACTACATGCAGTCCGGCACGGGCGGCGGGCAGACCCCGGAGAACGAGCCCCTGCCCATCGTGGCCATCCCGACCACGGCGGGCACCGGCACCGAGGCCGACCCGTGGACGGTCATCACCAAGTCCGGCAGCGACTCGCGCGAAAAGGTCGGCTGGGGCTATGACGGCACCTTCCCCACCCTGTCCATCGTGGACCCAAAGCTGATGCTCTCCGTGCCGCCCAGGCAGACCGCCTACACCGGCATGGACGCCTTTTTCCACGCCGTCGAGGCGTACCTCGCCACCTGCCGCCAGCCCGCCAGCGATGCGCTGGCCCTGGAGGCCGTGCACCTCATCAGCCACACCCTGCCCCAGGCCGTGGCCGAGGGCGGCAACCTGGAGGCGCGGACCGTCATGGCCTGGGCGTGTACCGCGGCAGGTCTGTGCGAGACCTATTCCTCGTGCATCTCCCAGCATTCCCTGGAGCACGCCCTGTCCGCCTTCCACCCCGACCTGCCCCACGGGGCCGGGCTGGTTCTCCTGTCAAAGGCGTATTTCGGCTTCCTGGCCGCGCGCGGCGAGAAACGGTTGGCCGACCTGGCCCTGGCCATGGGCGACACCCTGGCCGAGGACCTGGATGAGGAGGTGGCCGGCGTGGCCTTCCTGGACGCCCTGGACACGCTCATCACCGAGGTCGGCCTGGCCGACGAGAAGCTGTCCGACTACGGCGTGACCCGCGAGGAGATTCCGGCTTTGGCGGAAAACGCCCTGTCCGTCATGGGCGCGCTCTTTGCCGTCACCCCGGTGGACATGGACGTGGACGACGTCATCGCCATCTACGAGGCGGCCTACGAGTAA
- the moaC gene encoding cyclic pyranopterin monophosphate synthase MoaC, producing MADGFSHMDRDGNARMVDVSSKNDTSRTAIVRGLVRLSAETMRLLKADALPKGDVLTTAKIAGIQAAKRTSDLIPMCHPLPISYVDVRFTVHDGDSTIELECEVRTTYRTGVEMEALIGCQVAAATIYDMCKAVQKDIVIDNCRLVYKSGGKSGTFTAE from the coding sequence ATGGCGGACGGTTTTTCGCACATGGACCGGGACGGCAACGCCCGCATGGTGGACGTTTCCTCCAAGAACGACACGAGCCGCACGGCCATCGTCCGGGGACTGGTCCGCCTGTCCGCCGAGACCATGCGCCTGCTCAAGGCGGACGCCCTGCCCAAGGGCGACGTGCTGACCACGGCCAAGATCGCGGGCATCCAGGCCGCCAAGCGGACCAGCGACCTCATCCCCATGTGCCACCCCCTGCCCATCAGCTATGTCGACGTGCGCTTCACCGTGCACGACGGCGATTCGACCATCGAGCTGGAATGCGAGGTGCGCACCACCTACAGGACCGGCGTGGAGATGGAGGCCCTGATCGGCTGCCAGGTGGCGGCCGCGACCATCTACGACATGTGCAAGGCGGTCCAGAAGGACATCGTCATCGACAATTGCCGCTTGGTCTACAAATCCGGCGGCAAGAGCGGCACTTTCACCGCTGAATAA
- a CDS encoding CoA-binding protein yields the protein MLIDMKELAPLLREVKTIAVVGAADKPGRPVDMVGRALIDMGFTVIPVHPKRTGVWGLTTYPALGDIPVAVDLVDVFRAPQFCPDHAREALAMDPLPKIFWMQSGITSPEARELLASSGITVVEDRCTKVEMQAMGIRR from the coding sequence ATGCTGATCGACATGAAAGAGCTAGCCCCCCTGCTGCGCGAGGTCAAGACCATCGCCGTGGTTGGGGCCGCGGACAAGCCGGGCCGTCCCGTGGACATGGTCGGCCGCGCCCTCATCGACATGGGCTTCACCGTCATTCCGGTCCACCCCAAGCGCACCGGCGTCTGGGGACTGACCACCTACCCGGCCCTGGGCGACATCCCGGTGGCCGTGGACCTGGTCGACGTATTCCGTGCCCCGCAGTTCTGCCCGGACCATGCCCGCGAGGCCCTGGCCATGGACCCGCTGCCCAAAATCTTCTGGATGCAGTCCGGCATCACCAGCCCCGAGGCCCGCGAATTGCTGGCCTCCAGCGGGATCACGGTGGTCGAGGACCGCTGCACCAAGGTCGAGATGCAGGCCATGGGTATTCGTCGATGA
- a CDS encoding YkgJ family cysteine cluster protein has translation MTEAAFECRMCGHCCQGEGGIVMTAKDRERLAAFLGIAEDELVARYAHTRGGKIHLNVGEDQFCVFYKEGCGVHPGRPDICRAWPYFRGNLIDETSWEMIQEYCPGVNPKAGHAEFVRQGRAYLREHDLLRYDPDSSPNALISDD, from the coding sequence ATGACCGAAGCCGCCTTTGAATGCCGCATGTGCGGCCACTGCTGCCAGGGCGAGGGCGGCATCGTCATGACCGCCAAGGACCGCGAACGGCTGGCCGCCTTCCTGGGCATCGCCGAGGACGAACTGGTCGCCCGCTACGCACACACGCGCGGCGGCAAGATCCACCTCAACGTGGGTGAGGACCAGTTCTGCGTCTTTTACAAGGAAGGCTGCGGCGTGCATCCAGGCCGTCCGGACATCTGCCGCGCCTGGCCCTATTTCCGGGGCAATCTCATCGACGAGACGAGTTGGGAGATGATCCAGGAATACTGCCCCGGGGTGAATCCCAAGGCCGGGCACGCGGAGTTCGTCCGCCAGGGCCGCGCCTATTTGCGTGAGCACGACCTTTTGCGCTATGATCCCGACTCGTCCCCCAACGCATTGATTTCCGACGATTAA
- the hisH gene encoding imidazole glycerol phosphate synthase subunit HisH, which produces MLAIFDYKAGNQTSVHRALEHLGIPNEITNDPAKLDRAKGIIFPGVGAAGQAMEELESGGLDEVIKKLIAQKKPVLGICVGCQILLDYSEENDTKALEVIPGECRLFNPSWVDYEDIQIRVPHMGWNQVELIKECELFEGIDPDADFYFVHSYYPAPKEEFVIGTTRYGIDFCSVHGRRGLWAVQFHPEKSGRPGLKMLSNFYKFCQEASDAE; this is translated from the coding sequence ATGCTCGCCATTTTCGATTACAAGGCGGGAAACCAGACCAGTGTCCACAGGGCGCTGGAGCACCTGGGCATCCCCAATGAGATTACCAACGACCCCGCAAAACTGGACCGGGCCAAGGGAATCATCTTCCCCGGCGTCGGCGCGGCCGGACAGGCCATGGAAGAGCTCGAATCCGGCGGCCTCGACGAGGTCATCAAGAAGCTCATCGCGCAGAAGAAGCCGGTGCTCGGCATCTGCGTGGGCTGCCAGATTCTCCTGGACTACTCCGAGGAAAACGATACCAAGGCCCTGGAAGTGATCCCGGGCGAATGCCGCCTGTTCAACCCCTCCTGGGTGGACTACGAGGACATCCAGATCCGCGTGCCGCACATGGGCTGGAACCAGGTGGAGCTGATCAAGGAGTGCGAGCTGTTCGAGGGCATCGATCCGGACGCGGACTTCTACTTCGTGCACAGCTACTACCCCGCTCCCAAGGAGGAGTTCGTCATCGGCACCACGCGCTACGGCATCGACTTCTGTTCGGTGCACGGCCGCAGGGGGCTGTGGGCCGTCCAGTTCCACCCGGAAAAGAGCGGACGCCCCGGCCTGAAGATGCTTTCGAACTTCTACAAATTCTGCCAGGAGGCCAGCGATGCTGAGTAA
- the mdoH gene encoding glucans biosynthesis glucosyltransferase MdoH, which translates to MQRDPRDSRLQFSTGKRRLILTLLILIPSAMASAYVGSVLPEKGSTPLELAIIIVYSILFAWISVGFWTAIMGWFTIMRRYDRFATSHALSEPLEPGERPRTAVLFPICNEDTPRVMAGIKTTYLSLRDTPGADQFDIHILSDSGGADKWMEEEAAWAALVEELGAQDRIFYRNRKVNLKRKSGNVADFCRRHGKDYKYMAVFDADSVMRGDTLNKMVHIMERRPRIGILQTAPACFGRDTLLGRLQQFANRAYGPMFAAGLHFWQLGDAQYWGHNALIRVEPFMRHCGLPRLSGKPPLGGDILSHDFVEAALMRRAGWEVWLAFDLTGSWEECPPNLLSELKRDRRWCQGNLQHLRLLFTEGLFPAHRVLFLNGAMSYASALLWFLFLMLSSVEAVIQAVVGPNYFTATRSLFPAWPVWQPLWALVLLATTGVLLFFPKVLSYLLIVFKTRSSRLFGGPLRLMGSIVLEVAFSALLAPIRMLFHSKFVCITLLGRKIGWGSQQRDDRATTWGEALRFHGTGVLFGLVWGGIVLLYAPRFFWWIAPIVLPIVFSMPLSVLTSSDGPGRWLRDKRLLLIPEETFPDREIQDVTRYTAEMEAAPVPLDLPRESGFLRALLDPGLNGLRRALLLRHKRNPGEIARARNARLVEKLLEEGPNSLSAGEKQCLLRAPDSLLEVHTRAWTADGDAVRRAWLKRA; encoded by the coding sequence ATGCAACGCGATCCGCGCGACTCCCGCCTGCAATTCTCCACCGGAAAACGGCGCCTGATACTGACCCTGCTCATCCTGATCCCGTCGGCCATGGCCAGCGCCTACGTGGGCTCGGTCCTGCCCGAAAAGGGGTCCACCCCGCTGGAACTGGCCATCATCATCGTCTACTCCATCCTGTTCGCCTGGATATCCGTGGGATTCTGGACGGCCATCATGGGCTGGTTCACGATCATGCGCCGCTACGACCGGTTTGCGACCAGCCACGCTTTGTCCGAACCGCTGGAACCGGGCGAGCGCCCGCGCACGGCCGTGCTCTTCCCCATCTGCAACGAGGACACGCCCCGGGTCATGGCCGGAATCAAGACCACCTATCTTTCCTTGAGGGATACGCCGGGCGCGGACCAGTTCGACATCCACATCCTCAGCGACTCGGGCGGCGCGGACAAATGGATGGAGGAGGAGGCCGCCTGGGCCGCGCTGGTGGAGGAGCTGGGCGCGCAGGACCGCATCTTCTACCGCAACCGCAAGGTCAACCTGAAGCGCAAGAGCGGCAACGTGGCCGATTTCTGCCGCCGCCACGGCAAGGACTACAAGTACATGGCCGTGTTCGACGCGGACAGCGTCATGCGCGGCGACACCCTGAACAAAATGGTCCACATCATGGAGCGGCGGCCCCGGATCGGCATCCTGCAGACCGCGCCCGCCTGCTTCGGCCGGGACACCCTGCTCGGCAGGCTGCAACAGTTCGCCAACCGCGCCTACGGCCCCATGTTCGCGGCCGGACTGCATTTCTGGCAGCTGGGCGACGCCCAGTACTGGGGGCACAACGCGCTCATCCGCGTGGAGCCGTTCATGCGCCACTGCGGCCTGCCCCGGCTGTCGGGCAAGCCGCCGCTGGGCGGCGACATACTCAGCCACGACTTCGTGGAGGCCGCGCTCATGCGCCGCGCCGGGTGGGAGGTCTGGCTGGCCTTCGACCTGACCGGCAGCTGGGAGGAATGCCCGCCCAACCTGCTCTCCGAGCTCAAGCGCGACCGCCGCTGGTGCCAGGGCAACCTGCAGCACCTCCGCCTGCTGTTCACCGAGGGGCTCTTCCCGGCCCACCGGGTGCTCTTCCTCAACGGGGCCATGAGCTACGCCTCGGCCCTGCTGTGGTTTCTGTTCCTGATGCTCTCCTCGGTCGAGGCCGTGATCCAGGCCGTGGTCGGACCGAACTATTTCACGGCCACGCGTTCCCTGTTCCCGGCCTGGCCCGTGTGGCAGCCTCTCTGGGCTCTGGTCCTGCTGGCCACCACGGGCGTGCTCCTGTTCTTCCCCAAGGTCCTGAGCTATCTCCTGATCGTCTTCAAGACGCGCAGTTCCAGACTGTTCGGCGGCCCGCTGCGGCTGATGGGCAGCATTGTCCTGGAAGTCGCCTTCTCGGCCCTGCTGGCCCCCATCCGCATGCTTTTCCACAGCAAGTTCGTGTGTATCACCCTCCTCGGGCGCAAGATCGGCTGGGGCTCGCAGCAGCGCGACGACCGGGCGACCACCTGGGGCGAGGCGCTGCGCTTCCACGGCACCGGCGTGCTGTTCGGGCTGGTCTGGGGCGGCATCGTCCTGCTCTACGCCCCGCGCTTCTTCTGGTGGATCGCACCCATAGTCCTGCCCATCGTCTTCTCCATGCCCCTGTCGGTCCTGACCAGCAGCGACGGCCCGGGCCGCTGGCTGCGCGACAAGCGGCTGCTGCTCATCCCGGAGGAAACCTTCCCTGACCGGGAAATCCAGGACGTGACCCGCTACACCGCCGAGATGGAGGCCGCGCCCGTGCCCCTCGACCTGCCGCGCGAATCCGGCTTCCTGCGCGCCCTGCTCGACCCCGGGCTCAATGGATTGCGCCGCGCCCTGCTCCTGCGCCACAAGCGCAACCCCGGCGAGATAGCCCGCGCCCGCAACGCGCGCCTGGTGGAGAAACTGCTGGAAGAAGGCCCCAACTCACTGTCCGCAGGCGAGAAGCAATGCCTGCTGCGCGCCCCGGACTCCCTCCTGGAAGTCCACACCCGCGCCTGGACCGCCGACGGCGACGCCGTGCGCAGGGCGTGGCTCAAGCGGGCCTGA
- the hisF gene encoding imidazole glycerol phosphate synthase subunit HisF — MLSKRVIPCLDVRNGRLTKGIKFEGNVDIGDPVESARKYYEEGADEIVFYDITASHEARGIFLDVVEKVASQIFIPFSVGGGINTVDDMRDVLVAGAEKVSVNSGAVKNPDIISEGAARFGSQCVVLGMDVKRVPVSEDIPSGFEIVIHGGRKYMGMDAIEWAKTGEALGAGEICLNSIDADGVKNGYDLELTRLVAEAVTIPVIASGGAGNPQHMVDAVTEGKATAALIASIVHYGEYTIPELKKYMSEHGVQTRMVW; from the coding sequence ATGCTGAGTAAGCGCGTCATCCCCTGCCTCGACGTGCGCAACGGCCGTCTGACCAAGGGCATCAAGTTCGAGGGCAACGTGGACATCGGTGATCCGGTCGAGTCCGCCAGGAAATACTACGAGGAAGGCGCGGACGAGATCGTCTTCTACGACATCACCGCCTCCCATGAGGCACGCGGCATCTTCCTGGACGTGGTCGAGAAGGTCGCCTCCCAGATATTCATCCCGTTCTCCGTGGGCGGGGGCATCAACACCGTGGACGACATGCGCGACGTGCTCGTGGCGGGCGCGGAAAAGGTCTCGGTCAACTCCGGGGCGGTCAAGAACCCGGACATCATCAGCGAGGGCGCGGCCCGGTTCGGCTCCCAGTGCGTGGTCCTCGGCATGGACGTCAAGCGCGTGCCCGTGAGCGAGGACATCCCCTCGGGCTTCGAGATCGTCATCCACGGCGGCCGCAAGTACATGGGCATGGACGCCATCGAGTGGGCCAAGACCGGCGAGGCGCTCGGCGCGGGCGAGATCTGCCTGAACTCCATCGACGCGGACGGCGTCAAGAACGGCTACGACCTGGAACTGACCCGGCTGGTGGCCGAGGCCGTGACCATTCCGGTCATCGCATCCGGCGGCGCGGGCAACCCCCAGCACATGGTCGACGCCGTGACCGAGGGCAAGGCCACGGCCGCGCTCATCGCCTCCATCGTCCACTACGGCGAATACACCATTCCGGAACTGAAAAAGTACATGTCCGAGCACGGCGTCCAGACCCGCATGGTCTGGTAA